The following coding sequences are from one Ammoniphilus sp. CFH 90114 window:
- a CDS encoding NYN domain-containing protein, protein MEELLVVDGYNMIGAWPKLAAMKKNELGRARDELLTMLSEFQAYSGYKIVVVFDAHQVPGMGKRIKEYKVDIFYTKENETADELIERLVKKEISRKRRITVATSDYTEQRMSFGYGALRKSARELLEDIEKSKKSIRQKVDKIKYEPLRSGIPLKGDIAELFEKWRRQ, encoded by the coding sequence ATGGAAGAGCTACTTGTTGTAGATGGCTACAATATGATCGGTGCCTGGCCTAAGCTTGCCGCCATGAAGAAAAACGAGTTAGGCAGAGCGAGGGACGAACTGCTAACGATGCTTTCTGAATTCCAGGCTTATTCAGGTTATAAAATCGTAGTGGTTTTCGATGCTCACCAGGTACCGGGTATGGGGAAAAGGATTAAAGAGTACAAGGTCGATATCTTTTACACGAAAGAGAATGAGACCGCGGATGAATTAATTGAGCGCCTAGTTAAAAAGGAAATTTCCAGAAAAAGAAGAATCACTGTAGCGACCTCAGATTATACCGAGCAGAGAATGTCATTTGGCTATGGAGCATTACGAAAATCCGCAAGGGAATTACTGGAAGATATTGAGAAGTCGAAGAAATCCATTCGTCAAAAGGTCGATAAAATAAAGTACGAGCCCCTACGTTCAGGCATTCCGCTAAAAGGAGATATAGCAGAACTCTTCGAAAAATGGAGGAGGCAATAA
- the sigH gene encoding RNA polymerase sporulation sigma factor SigH translates to MNVDLKDVDIPAEYDYISDEDLVDMVREGDSDALEYLIHKYKNFVRAKARSYFLIGADREDIVQEGMIGLYKAIRDYRGDKLTSFKAFAELCITRQIITAIKTATRQKHIPLNSYVSLDKPIYDEDSDRTLLDVICGTRVTDPEELIINQEKFDDIEDKMAQILSDLERQVLALYLDGRSYQEIAVDLDRHVKSIDNALQRVKRKLEKYLEIREISILK, encoded by the coding sequence GTGAATGTCGACCTTAAAGACGTAGATATACCCGCTGAATATGATTACATATCTGATGAAGATCTGGTTGACATGGTCAGAGAGGGTGACTCGGATGCGTTGGAATACCTCATTCATAAATATAAGAATTTTGTCCGGGCGAAGGCCAGATCCTATTTCTTAATCGGGGCTGATCGAGAGGATATTGTTCAAGAAGGAATGATTGGACTTTACAAGGCGATACGTGATTATCGCGGGGACAAGTTGACATCTTTTAAGGCGTTTGCTGAGTTGTGTATCACAAGGCAGATTATCACCGCAATTAAAACTGCGACTAGACAAAAACACATCCCACTCAACTCTTACGTTTCCCTAGATAAACCGATCTATGATGAAGATTCCGACAGAACGCTATTGGACGTGATTTGCGGTACACGAGTTACAGACCCTGAAGAATTGATTATCAATCAAGAAAAGTTTGATGATATCGAAGATAAGATGGCACAGATTCTCAGTGACTTAGAAAGACAAGTGCTAGCGCTTTATTTAGATGGCCGCTCCTACCAAGAGATTGCGGTTGACTTAGATCGGCATGTGAAGTCGATTGACAATGCGTTGCAGAGAGTGAAGCGTAAACTTGAAAAATATTTAGAAATCAGGGAAATATCTATACTAAAATGA